The following are encoded in a window of Streptomyces sp. Go-475 genomic DNA:
- the dnaN gene encoding DNA polymerase III subunit beta — MKIRVERDVLAEAVAWAARSLPARPPAPVLAGLLLKAEDGQLSLSSFDYEVSARVSVETEVEEEGTVLVSGRLLADICRALPNRPVEISTDGVRATVVCGSSRFTLHTLPVEEYPALPQMPNATGTVPGEVFASAAAQVAIAAGRDDTLPVLTGVRIEIEGDTVTLASTDRYRFAVREFLWKPENPEASAVALVPAKTLLDTAKALTSGDQVTLALSGSGSGEGLIGFEGAGRRTTTRLLEGDLPKYRTLFPTEFNSVAVIETAPFVEAVKRVALVAERNTPVRLSFEQGVLILEAGSSDDAQAVERVDAQLEGDDISIAFNPTFLLDGLSAIDSPVAQLSFTTSTKPALLSGRPAVDAEADEAYKYLIMPVRLSG, encoded by the coding sequence GTGAAGATCCGGGTGGAACGCGACGTACTCGCGGAGGCAGTGGCCTGGGCGGCACGCAGCCTCCCGGCCCGTCCGCCGGCGCCGGTCCTCGCCGGCCTGCTGCTGAAGGCCGAGGACGGCCAGCTGAGCCTGTCCAGCTTCGACTACGAGGTCTCCGCACGCGTGTCGGTGGAGACGGAGGTCGAGGAGGAGGGCACGGTCCTGGTCTCCGGCCGCCTGCTCGCGGACATCTGCCGCGCGCTCCCGAACCGCCCGGTGGAGATCTCCACAGACGGTGTACGGGCGACGGTGGTCTGCGGATCCTCGCGGTTCACACTCCACACCCTGCCTGTGGAGGAGTACCCGGCCCTGCCGCAGATGCCGAACGCGACGGGCACGGTCCCGGGCGAGGTCTTCGCCTCAGCGGCCGCCCAGGTGGCCATCGCCGCGGGCCGTGACGACACGCTGCCGGTCCTCACAGGCGTCCGCATCGAGATCGAGGGCGACACGGTCACGCTGGCGTCCACCGACCGCTACCGCTTCGCGGTCCGCGAGTTCCTGTGGAAGCCGGAGAACCCGGAGGCCTCCGCGGTCGCCCTGGTGCCCGCCAAGACGCTCCTGGACACCGCCAAGGCCCTGACCAGCGGCGACCAGGTGACCCTGGCGCTGTCCGGCTCGGGCTCGGGCGAGGGCCTGATCGGCTTCGAGGGCGCCGGCCGCCGTACGACGACCCGCCTGCTGGAGGGCGACCTCCCGAAGTACCGCACGCTGTTCCCGACGGAGTTCAACAGCGTCGCCGTCATCGAGACGGCCCCCTTCGTGGAGGCCGTCAAGCGCGTGGCCCTGGTCGCCGAGCGCAACACCCCGGTGCGGCTGAGCTTCGAGCAGGGCGTGCTCATCCTGGAGGCCGGCTCCAGCGACGACGCACAGGCTGTGGAAAGGGTCGACGCCCAGCTGGAGGGCGACGACATCTCCATCGCCTTCAACCCGACGTTCCTGCTGGACGGCCTGAGCGCCATCGACTCCCCGGTGGCCCAGCTCTCCTTCACGACGTCCACGAAGCCGGCGCTGCTCAGCGGCAGGCCCGCGGTGGACGCCGAGGCGGACGAGGCCTACAAGTACCTGATCATGCCCGTCCGGCTGAGCGGCTGA
- the rpmH gene encoding 50S ribosomal protein L34, which translates to MSKRTFQPNNRRRAKTHGFRLRMRTRAGRAILASRRSKGRARLSA; encoded by the coding sequence GTGAGCAAGCGCACCTTCCAGCCGAACAACCGTCGTCGCGCGAAGACCCACGGCTTCCGGCTGCGTATGCGCACCCGTGCCGGCCGCGCGATTCTCGCGTCCCGCCGTAGCAAGGGTCGCGCCCGCCTGTCCGCCTGA
- the dnaA gene encoding chromosomal replication initiator protein DnaA: MADVPADLAAVWPRVLEQLLGEGRGQGVEAKDEHWIRRCQPLALVADTALLAVPNEFAKGVLEGRLAPIVSETLSRECGRPIRIAITVDDSAGEPPATPAPPARPQPRYEEPELPSARQERDPYDARQDRDGYEARQDRDGYDGRPDRDGYDARQERDAYDNRQDRDGYDSRPDRDGYEGYGRHRAEPLPGTSGDQLPPTRADQLPTARPAYPSEYQRPEPGSWPRPTQDDYGWQQQRLGFPDRDPYASPSQDSYGGQDSYGSPKEPYGSQDYRPQPMERPSYEPPRSDYEPSRPDYDQRDPVRRELPEPPPGSGHVHRGGPVGPNLPTTGAPGPLAAQPAPATGPGEPTARLNPKYLFDTFVIGASNRFAHAAAVAVAEAPAKAYNPLFIYGESGLGKTHLLHAIGHYARSLYPGTRVRYVSSEEFTNEFINSIRDGKGDSFRKRYREMDILLVDDIQFLADKESTQEEFFHTFNTLHNANKQIVLSSDRPPKQLVTLEDRLRNRFEWGLITDVQPPELETRIAILRKKAVQEQLNAPPEVLEFIASRISRNIRELEGALIRVTAFASLNRQPVDLGLTEIVLKDLIPGGEDSTPEITSTAIMSATADYFGLTIEDLCGSSRGRQLVTARQIAMYLCRELTDLSLPKIGALFGGRDHTTVMHADRKIRNLMAERRSIYNQVTELTNRIKNG; encoded by the coding sequence GTGGCTGACGTACCTGCCGATCTTGCCGCAGTGTGGCCACGCGTATTGGAGCAACTCCTCGGGGAGGGCCGCGGCCAAGGCGTCGAGGCGAAGGACGAGCACTGGATCCGGCGCTGCCAGCCGCTCGCGCTGGTCGCGGACACCGCCCTGCTCGCCGTACCGAACGAATTCGCGAAGGGCGTGCTCGAGGGCCGGCTGGCGCCGATCGTCAGCGAGACGCTGAGCCGCGAATGCGGCCGCCCGATCCGGATCGCGATCACCGTCGACGACTCGGCGGGCGAGCCCCCGGCCACGCCGGCGCCCCCCGCCCGCCCCCAGCCGCGCTACGAGGAGCCCGAGCTCCCGTCCGCACGCCAGGAACGCGACCCGTACGACGCCCGCCAGGACCGCGACGGGTATGAGGCCCGCCAGGACCGCGACGGCTACGACGGCCGCCCGGACCGCGACGGCTACGACGCGCGCCAGGAACGTGACGCGTACGACAACCGCCAGGACCGCGACGGCTACGACAGCCGCCCGGACCGTGACGGTTACGAGGGGTACGGACGGCACCGCGCGGAGCCGCTGCCGGGGACATCCGGCGATCAGCTTCCGCCTACGCGCGCAGACCAGCTTCCGACGGCCCGCCCGGCCTACCCCTCCGAGTACCAGCGCCCCGAGCCCGGCTCCTGGCCGCGGCCGACGCAGGACGACTACGGCTGGCAGCAGCAGCGCCTCGGCTTCCCCGACCGTGACCCGTACGCGTCACCGTCACAGGACTCCTACGGCGGGCAGGACTCCTACGGCTCCCCCAAGGAGCCCTACGGATCGCAGGACTACCGCCCGCAGCCCATGGAGCGCCCCTCCTACGAGCCGCCGCGCTCCGACTACGAGCCGTCACGCCCCGACTACGACCAGCGCGACCCGGTCCGCCGGGAGCTGCCGGAGCCGCCGCCCGGCTCGGGGCACGTGCACCGGGGCGGCCCGGTCGGCCCGAACCTGCCCACCACCGGCGCGCCCGGCCCGCTGGCCGCGCAGCCCGCGCCGGCGACCGGCCCGGGTGAGCCCACCGCGCGTCTGAACCCGAAGTACCTCTTCGACACGTTCGTCATCGGCGCCTCCAACCGCTTCGCGCACGCCGCCGCGGTCGCCGTCGCCGAGGCGCCGGCGAAGGCGTACAACCCGCTGTTCATCTACGGGGAGTCCGGGCTCGGCAAGACGCACCTGCTGCACGCCATCGGGCACTACGCGCGCAGCCTCTACCCGGGCACGCGGGTGCGGTACGTCAGCTCGGAGGAGTTCACCAACGAGTTCATCAACTCCATCCGCGACGGCAAGGGCGACAGCTTCCGCAAGCGGTACCGCGAGATGGACATCCTGCTCGTCGACGACATCCAGTTCCTGGCGGACAAGGAGTCGACGCAGGAGGAGTTCTTCCACACGTTCAACACCCTGCACAACGCCAACAAGCAGATCGTGCTGTCCAGCGACCGGCCGCCCAAGCAACTGGTGACGCTGGAGGACCGGCTGCGGAACCGTTTCGAGTGGGGCCTGATCACCGACGTCCAGCCGCCGGAGCTGGAGACGCGCATCGCGATCCTGCGCAAGAAGGCGGTCCAGGAGCAGCTGAACGCCCCGCCGGAGGTGCTGGAGTTCATCGCGTCCCGGATCTCGCGGAACATCCGTGAGCTGGAGGGCGCGCTGATCCGGGTCACGGCGTTCGCCTCGCTCAACCGGCAGCCGGTGGACCTGGGGCTGACGGAGATCGTCCTCAAGGACCTCATCCCCGGCGGCGAGGACTCCACGCCGGAGATCACCTCGACGGCCATCATGAGCGCGACCGCCGACTACTTCGGCCTGACGATCGAGGACCTGTGCGGCAGCTCGCGAGGCCGCCAGCTCGTCACGGCCCGCCAGATCGCCATGTACCTGTGCCGTGAGCTGACGGACCTGTCGCTGCCGAAGATCGGCGCGCTGTTCGGGGGCCGCGACCACACGACGGTCATGCACGCGGACCGCAAGATCCGCAATCTCATGGCCGAGCGCCGCTCCATCTACAACCAGGTCACGGAGCTGACCAACCGCATCAAGAACGGCTGA
- a CDS encoding DciA family protein — translation MSGQEPKKTPEPSGVDLARVALRAAKEAARARGDAAQQKKQARRGGGLRSGAHADGRDPMALGAAINRLITERGWEAPAAVGGVMGRWPQIVGEKLADHCLPQRYDEDERILIVQCESPVWATEVRRLAPTLVARLNEDLGHGTVRQIKVMGPGGPARRYGPLRAPGSSGPGDTYR, via the coding sequence ATGAGCGGGCAGGAGCCGAAGAAGACCCCCGAGCCGTCCGGGGTCGATCTCGCGCGCGTGGCGCTCCGCGCGGCCAAGGAAGCCGCCCGCGCGCGGGGGGACGCGGCGCAGCAGAAGAAGCAGGCGCGCCGCGGTGGCGGACTGCGCTCCGGCGCGCACGCCGACGGCCGCGACCCCATGGCGCTCGGCGCCGCGATCAACCGGCTGATCACCGAGCGCGGCTGGGAGGCCCCCGCCGCGGTGGGCGGGGTGATGGGCCGCTGGCCGCAGATCGTCGGCGAGAAGCTCGCCGACCACTGCCTGCCGCAGAGGTACGACGAGGACGAGCGCATCCTGATCGTGCAGTGCGAGTCGCCGGTCTGGGCGACCGAAGTGCGCCGACTCGCTCCCACCCTGGTCGCCCGTCTCAACGAGGACCTGGGCCACGGCACCGTGCGGCAGATCAAGGTCATGGGACCCGGTGGTCCCGCCCGCCGCTACGGCCCCCTGCGCGCCCCCGGCAGCAGTGGTCCTGGCGACACCTACAGGTGA
- the yidC gene encoding membrane protein insertase YidC — protein sequence MDTIASLFSFITTPVSWVIVQFHTVYGALFGPDTGWAWGLSIVSLVILIRICLIPLFVKQIKATRAMQTLQPEMKKIQERYKNDKQRQSEEMMKLYKDTGTNPLSSCLPILAQSPFFFALYHVLNSIASNDTIGVINTSLLQSAQKAHIVGAPLAVKFTDSSSKVEALGASLTDVRVVTAVMIVLMSASQFFTQRQLMTKNVDTTVKTPFMQQQKMLMYVFPIMFAVFGINFPVGVLVYWLTTNVWTMGQQMYVIHNNPTPGSKAQASYLERLHKHVTQHNKVSRRRDRAIVKAIVAKGRDRNEFERKFINGLSKAGLAAQADGTVIKSETAAAAQAEDGTPTATGTPKRQQPKRQSKAQRQSAAPKAAGEHEPKTSLTKSDEPEDAKPAAAAKKGGAKPGSGTRSKAQSGQRKGPQRPKSPSKK from the coding sequence GTGGACACGATTGCCAGCCTCTTCAGCTTCATCACCACACCCGTCTCCTGGGTCATCGTCCAGTTCCACACGGTGTACGGCGCCCTCTTCGGCCCCGACACCGGGTGGGCCTGGGGCCTGTCGATCGTGTCCCTGGTGATCCTGATCCGTATCTGCCTGATCCCGCTCTTCGTGAAGCAGATCAAGGCGACCCGGGCCATGCAGACGCTCCAGCCCGAGATGAAGAAGATCCAGGAGCGCTACAAGAACGACAAGCAGCGTCAGTCCGAAGAGATGATGAAGCTGTACAAGGACACGGGCACCAACCCGCTGTCCTCGTGCCTTCCCATCCTGGCGCAGTCCCCGTTCTTCTTCGCCCTGTACCACGTGCTCAACAGCATCGCGTCGAACGACACCATCGGCGTGATCAACACCAGCCTTCTGCAGAGTGCCCAGAAGGCGCACATCGTCGGCGCGCCCCTGGCGGTGAAGTTCACCGACAGCTCGTCGAAGGTGGAGGCGCTCGGTGCCTCCCTCACCGACGTGCGCGTGGTCACCGCCGTCATGATCGTCCTGATGTCGGCGTCGCAGTTCTTCACCCAGCGCCAGCTGATGACGAAGAACGTCGACACCACGGTGAAGACGCCGTTCATGCAGCAGCAGAAGATGCTGATGTACGTCTTCCCGATCATGTTCGCCGTCTTCGGCATCAACTTCCCCGTGGGTGTCCTCGTCTACTGGCTGACCACCAACGTGTGGACCATGGGCCAGCAGATGTACGTGATCCACAACAACCCCACCCCGGGTTCCAAGGCCCAGGCCTCGTACCTGGAGCGCCTGCACAAGCACGTCACGCAGCACAACAAGGTCAGCCGGCGCCGCGACCGGGCCATCGTGAAGGCGATCGTCGCCAAGGGCCGCGACCGCAACGAGTTCGAGCGGAAGTTCATCAACGGCCTGAGCAAGGCCGGACTCGCCGCCCAGGCCGACGGCACGGTGATCAAGAGCGAGACCGCGGCCGCCGCCCAGGCCGAGGACGGTACGCCGACCGCCACCGGCACGCCGAAGCGTCAGCAGCCCAAGCGGCAGTCCAAGGCTCAGCGCCAGTCCGCCGCCCCCAAGGCGGCCGGTGAGCACGAGCCGAAGACATCGCTGACCAAGTCCGACGAACCCGAGGACGCCAAGCCCGCAGCCGCCGCCAAGAAGGGCGGCGCGAAGCCCGGCAGCGGTACCCGCAGCAAGGCCCAGTCCGGACAGCGCAAGGGTCCGCAGCGGCCCAAGTCCCCGTCCAAGAAGTAA
- the yidD gene encoding membrane protein insertion efficiency factor YidD, whose product MKYPLLALIKLYQWTISPLLGPVCKYYPSCSHYGYTAIDRHGAIKGTALTAWRILRCNPWSLGGVDHVPPRKRPRWHEMLRNAWRARKGGPSAADPAIEGQTSPTSPSSPSSPAAETPSHAQGA is encoded by the coding sequence ATGAAGTACCCGCTGCTGGCTCTGATCAAGCTCTACCAGTGGACGATCAGTCCGCTGCTCGGGCCGGTCTGCAAGTACTACCCGTCGTGCTCCCACTACGGCTACACGGCCATCGACCGGCACGGTGCCATCAAGGGAACGGCACTCACGGCCTGGCGCATCCTGCGGTGCAATCCGTGGTCGCTGGGCGGTGTGGACCATGTCCCGCCGCGTAAGCGCCCGCGGTGGCACGAAATGCTGCGTAACGCGTGGCGTGCACGCAAGGGCGGGCCCTCCGCCGCCGACCCGGCCATCGAGGGACAGACTTCTCCCACAAGTCCGTCGAGTCCTTCGAGCCCGGCCGCAGAGACACCGTCCCATGCCCAAGGAGCATGA
- the rnpA gene encoding ribonuclease P protein component — protein MLPTENRLRRREDFATAVRRGRRAGRPTLVVHLRSGATDPHAPGESAPPSRAGFVVSKAVGGAVVRNKVKRRLRHLMRERVALLPPGSLVVVRALPGSGDADHAQLARDLDAALQRLLGGGAR, from the coding sequence GTGCTGCCCACCGAGAACCGGCTGAGGCGGCGCGAGGACTTCGCGACCGCGGTGCGACGGGGTCGTAGGGCCGGACGCCCTACCCTCGTCGTCCACCTTCGTAGCGGTGCCACGGACCCGCACGCGCCTGGGGAGAGCGCTCCCCCGTCGCGTGCGGGTTTCGTCGTGAGCAAGGCCGTGGGTGGTGCCGTGGTCCGCAACAAGGTCAAGCGCAGGCTTCGCCACCTGATGCGCGAGCGAGTCGCCCTGCTGCCCCCCGGTAGCCTGGTAGTCGTACGAGCGCTGCCCGGATCGGGCGACGCCGACCATGCACAGCTGGCCCGAGACCTGGACGCCGCTCTTCAGCGGCTGCTGGGAGGGGGCGCGCGATGA
- the recF gene encoding DNA replication/repair protein RecF produces the protein MHVTHLSLADFRSYPRVEVPLDPGVTAFVGPNGQGKTNLVEAVGYLATLGSHRVSSDAPLVRMGAERAIIRAQVRQGERQQLVELELNPGRANRARINRSSQVRPRDVLGIVRTVLFAPEDLALVKGDPGERRRFLDELITARSPRMAGVRSDYDRVLKQRNTLLKSAALARRHGGSSMDMSTLDVWDQHLARAGAELLAQRLDLIATIQPLADKAYEQLAPGGGPVALEYKPSAPGEAHTREDLFEQLTAALAEARKQEIERGVTLVGPHRDDLQLKLGQLPAKGYASHGESWSYALALRLASYDLLRAEGNEPVLVLDDVFAELDTRRRERLAELVAPGEQVLVTAAVDDDVPHVLSGTRFAVSEGAVERV, from the coding sequence ATGCACGTCACGCATCTGTCGCTGGCCGACTTCCGCTCCTATCCCCGGGTCGAGGTCCCGCTCGACCCGGGGGTGACGGCCTTCGTCGGGCCGAACGGGCAGGGCAAGACCAACCTCGTCGAGGCCGTCGGCTATCTCGCCACCCTCGGCAGCCACCGGGTCTCCTCCGACGCCCCCCTGGTCCGCATGGGCGCCGAGCGCGCGATCATCCGGGCCCAGGTGAGGCAGGGCGAGCGGCAGCAGCTGGTCGAGCTCGAGCTCAACCCGGGCCGCGCCAACCGCGCGCGTATCAACAGGTCCTCGCAGGTCAGGCCGCGTGACGTGCTGGGGATCGTACGGACCGTCCTGTTCGCGCCGGAGGATCTCGCCCTGGTCAAGGGCGACCCCGGGGAGCGGCGCCGCTTCCTCGACGAGCTGATCACCGCCCGCTCCCCGCGCATGGCAGGGGTCCGCTCCGACTACGACCGGGTCCTCAAGCAGCGCAACACCCTGCTGAAGTCGGCCGCGCTGGCCCGTCGCCACGGCGGCAGCAGCATGGACATGTCCACGCTCGACGTGTGGGACCAGCACCTCGCGCGCGCCGGCGCCGAGCTGCTCGCCCAGCGGCTGGATCTGATCGCCACGATCCAGCCACTGGCCGACAAGGCGTACGAGCAACTGGCCCCCGGCGGCGGCCCGGTCGCGCTGGAGTACAAGCCGTCCGCGCCGGGCGAGGCGCACACGCGCGAGGACCTTTTCGAGCAGCTGACGGCAGCCCTCGCCGAGGCCCGCAAGCAGGAGATCGAGCGGGGTGTCACGCTGGTCGGCCCGCACCGGGACGACCTCCAGCTCAAGCTCGGCCAGCTGCCCGCCAAGGGCTACGCCTCCCACGGCGAGTCCTGGTCGTACGCGCTGGCGCTGCGCCTGGCCTCGTACGACCTGCTCAGGGCCGAGGGCAACGAACCCGTGCTGGTGCTCGACGACGTCTTCGCCGAGCTGGACACCCGGCGCCGTGAGCGCCTCGCCGAGCTGGTCGCGCCCGGCGAGCAGGTCCTGGTGACCGCTGCGGTCGACGACGACGTACCGCATGTGCTGTCCGGGACGCGGTTCGCCGTGTCCGAGGGGGCGGTGGAGCGCGTATGA
- the gnd gene encoding phosphogluconate dehydrogenase (NAD(+)-dependent, decarboxylating): MELGLVGLGKMGGNMRERIRRAGHTVFGYDRNPDLADVHSLQELVGKLSGPRVVWVMVPAGEPTQSTIDELAELLEPGDVVVDGGNSRWTDDEKHAEELAAKGIGFVDCGVSGGVWGLENGYALMYGGDAENVAKVQPVFDALKPEGDFGSVHAGKVGAGHFAKMVHNGIEYAMMQAYAEGWELLEKVDSVTDVREVFRSWQEGTVIRSWLLDLAVNALDEDEHLDRLRGYAQDSGEGRWTVEAAIDNAVPLPAITASLFARFASRQEDSPQMKMIAALRNQFGGHAVEKK; encoded by the coding sequence ATGGAGCTCGGTCTCGTCGGCCTCGGCAAGATGGGCGGCAACATGCGCGAGCGGATCCGCCGCGCGGGCCACACCGTCTTCGGATACGACCGCAACCCGGACCTCGCCGATGTCCACAGCCTGCAGGAGCTTGTGGGCAAGCTCAGCGGGCCGCGCGTGGTCTGGGTGATGGTCCCGGCGGGCGAGCCCACGCAGTCCACGATCGACGAGCTCGCCGAGCTGCTGGAGCCGGGCGACGTCGTCGTGGACGGCGGCAACTCCCGCTGGACGGACGACGAGAAGCACGCCGAGGAGCTGGCGGCCAAGGGCATCGGCTTCGTCGACTGCGGTGTCTCCGGCGGCGTCTGGGGCCTGGAGAACGGCTACGCGCTGATGTACGGCGGCGACGCGGAGAACGTCGCCAAGGTGCAGCCGGTCTTCGACGCCCTCAAGCCCGAGGGCGACTTCGGCTCGGTGCACGCCGGCAAGGTCGGCGCCGGCCACTTCGCGAAGATGGTCCACAACGGCATCGAGTACGCGATGATGCAGGCTTACGCCGAGGGCTGGGAACTGCTGGAGAAGGTCGACTCCGTGACCGACGTCCGGGAGGTCTTCCGCTCCTGGCAGGAGGGCACGGTCATCCGCTCCTGGCTGCTGGACCTCGCGGTCAACGCGCTCGACGAGGACGAGCACCTGGACCGGCTCCGGGGTTATGCACAGGACTCCGGCGAGGGACGCTGGACCGTGGAGGCCGCCATCGACAACGCGGTGCCGCTGCCGGCGATCACCGCGTCGCTGTTCGCGCGGTTCGCCTCCCGCCAGGAGGACTCGCCCCAGATGAAGATGATCGCGGCGCTGCGGAACCAGTTCGGCGGCCACGCGGTCGAGAAGAAGTAA
- the gyrB gene encoding DNA topoisomerase (ATP-hydrolyzing) subunit B, translating to MADSGNPNENIPSTDAGVTSEAITSNGEVTASYDASAITVLEGLDAVRKRPGMYIGSTGERGLHHLVYEVVDNSVDEALAGHADTIDVTILADGGVRVVDNGRGIPVGIVPSEGKPAVEVVLTVLHAGGKFGGGGYAVSGGLHGVGVSVVNALSSKVSVEVKTDGHRWTQEYKMGVPTAPLAQHEATEETGTSVTFWADGDIFETTEYSFETLSRRFQEMAFLNKGLTIRLTDERESAKATSGADEAGADETADVKTVTYHYEGGIVDFVKYLNSRKGEAVHPTVIDLEAEDKDRQLSLEVAMQWNGGYTEGVYSFANIIHTHEGGTHEEGFRAALTSLINKYARDKKLLREKDDNLTGDDIREGLTAIISVKLSEPQFEGQTKTKLGNTEAKTFVQKVVYEHLADWLDRNPNEAADIIRKGIAAATARVAARKARDLTRRKGLLETASLPGKLSDCQSNDPTKCEIFIVEGDSAGGSAKSGRNPQYQAILPIRGKILNVEKARIDRILQNQEIQAMISAFGTGVHEDFDIEKLRYHKIILMADADVDGQHINTLLLTFLFRFMRPLVEAGHVYLSRPPLYKIKWGKDDFEYAYSDRERDALIEMGRNAGKRIREDSVQRFKGLGEMNAEELRITTMDQEHRVLGQVTLDDAAQADDLFSVLMGEDVEARRAFIQRNAKDVRFLDI from the coding sequence GTGGCCGATTCCGGCAACCCCAACGAGAACATCCCGTCCACCGACGCAGGCGTGACCAGCGAGGCGATCACCTCCAACGGCGAGGTCACCGCCTCGTACGACGCCAGTGCCATCACCGTCCTCGAGGGTCTGGACGCGGTCCGCAAGCGACCCGGCATGTACATCGGCTCGACCGGTGAGCGAGGACTGCACCACCTCGTGTACGAGGTCGTCGACAACTCCGTCGACGAGGCGCTGGCCGGTCACGCGGACACGATCGACGTGACGATCCTCGCCGACGGCGGTGTGCGGGTCGTCGACAACGGCCGTGGCATCCCGGTGGGCATCGTCCCGTCCGAGGGCAAGCCGGCCGTCGAGGTCGTGCTGACCGTGCTGCACGCGGGCGGCAAGTTCGGCGGCGGCGGCTACGCGGTCTCCGGTGGTCTGCACGGCGTCGGCGTCTCGGTCGTGAACGCCCTGTCCAGCAAGGTCTCCGTCGAGGTGAAGACCGACGGTCACCGCTGGACGCAGGAGTACAAGATGGGCGTCCCCACGGCGCCGCTCGCCCAGCACGAGGCCACCGAGGAGACCGGCACGTCGGTCACCTTCTGGGCCGACGGCGACATCTTCGAGACCACCGAGTACTCCTTCGAGACGCTCTCGCGGCGCTTCCAGGAGATGGCGTTCCTCAACAAGGGCCTCACGATCAGGCTCACCGACGAGCGCGAGTCCGCGAAGGCCACCTCCGGGGCGGACGAGGCGGGCGCCGACGAGACCGCCGACGTCAAGACGGTCACGTACCACTACGAGGGCGGCATCGTCGACTTCGTGAAGTACCTCAACTCCCGCAAGGGCGAGGCGGTCCACCCCACCGTCATCGACCTGGAGGCCGAGGACAAGGACAGGCAGCTGTCCCTCGAGGTCGCCATGCAGTGGAACGGCGGCTACACCGAGGGCGTGTACTCGTTCGCCAACATCATCCACACCCACGAGGGCGGTACGCACGAAGAGGGCTTCCGCGCCGCGCTGACCTCGCTGATCAACAAGTACGCGCGCGACAAGAAGCTGCTCCGCGAGAAGGACGACAACCTCACCGGTGACGACATCCGCGAGGGTCTGACCGCGATCATCTCGGTGAAGCTGAGCGAGCCCCAGTTCGAGGGCCAGACGAAGACCAAGCTGGGCAACACCGAGGCCAAGACCTTCGTGCAGAAGGTCGTCTACGAGCACCTCGCCGACTGGCTCGACCGCAACCCGAACGAGGCCGCGGACATCATCCGCAAGGGCATCGCGGCGGCCACCGCGCGCGTGGCGGCCCGCAAGGCCCGTGACCTGACCCGCCGCAAGGGCCTGCTGGAGACGGCGTCCCTGCCGGGCAAGCTCTCGGACTGCCAGTCGAACGACCCGACCAAGTGCGAGATCTTCATCGTCGAGGGTGACTCCGCCGGCGGCTCGGCCAAGTCCGGCCGCAACCCGCAGTACCAGGCGATCCTCCCGATCCGCGGCAAGATCCTCAACGTCGAGAAGGCGCGCATCGACCGGATCCTGCAGAACCAGGAGATCCAGGCGATGATCTCCGCGTTCGGCACGGGCGTGCACGAGGACTTCGACATCGAGAAGCTCCGCTACCACAAGATCATCCTGATGGCGGACGCCGACGTCGACGGCCAGCACATCAACACCCTGCTGCTGACCTTCCTGTTCCGCTTCATGCGGCCCCTGGTCGAGGCCGGGCACGTGTACCTCTCCCGTCCGCCGCTCTACAAGATCAAGTGGGGCAAGGACGACTTCGAGTACGCGTACTCCGACCGTGAGCGCGACGCCCTGATCGAGATGGGCCGCAACGCCGGCAAGCGCATCCGCGAGGACTCGGTCCAGCGCTTCAAGGGCCTCGGCGAGATGAACGCCGAGGAGCTGCGCATCACGACCATGGACCAGGAGCACCGCGTCCTCGGCCAGGTCACCCTCGACGACGCCGCCCAGGCCGACGACCTGTTCTCGGTCCTCATGGGCGAGGACGTCGAGGCCCGCCGCGCGTTCATCCAGCGCAACGCCAAGGACGTCCGCTTCCTCGACATCTGA